A genomic segment from Pseudorca crassidens isolate mPseCra1 chromosome 6, mPseCra1.hap1, whole genome shotgun sequence encodes:
- the NMUR1 gene encoding neuromedin-U receptor 1: MAPLCLNCSTLPGDRSLGTRTPVPCNGSRALGPFDPQDLNLTDEELRLKYLGPQQTELFVPICVTYLLIFVVGTVGNALTCMVILRHRAMRTPTNYYLFSLAVSDLLVLLLGLPLELYEMWRNYPFLLGPGGCYFRTLLFETVCLASVLNVTALSIGRYVAVVHPLHVRSVVTHAHVRRVLGAIWGLALLCSLPNTSLHGIRQLDVPCRGTVPDSAVCTLVHQRALYNLVVQVTALLFFCLPMATISVLYLLIGLRLRRDRLLIRRQEAKGRARTSNGRRLQLLQDRGRTQVTKMLFVLVVVFGICWAPFHIDRLMWSLVSHWTEGLHLAFQYVHVVSGVFFYFSSAANPVLYSLMSSRFQDTFREALCLGNRCRRHRSRRSSHSLSRVTTGSTLYDMGSPCSRAQPLAENDGPEGWQETDPSREEPQAASP, translated from the exons ATG gctCCTCTCTGCCTCAATTGCTCCACCCTCCCTGGAGACAGGTCCCTGGGTACAAGGACCCCGGTGCCCTGCAATGGCAGCAGGGCCCTGGGGCCCTTTGACCCCCAGGACTTGAACCTGACTGATGAGGAGCTCAGACTCAAGTACCTGGGGCCCCAGCAGACGGAGCTGTTCGTGCCCATCTGTGTCACGTACCTGTTGATCTTCGTGGTGGGCACCGTGGGCAACGCACTGACCTGCATGGTCATCCTGCGCCACAGGGCCATGCGCACGCCCACCAACTACTACCTCTTCAGCCTGGCTGTGTCGGACCTGCTGGTGCTGCTTCTAGGTCTGCCCCTGGAGCTCTACGAGATGTGGCGCAACTACCCTTTCCTGCTGGGCCCCGGTGGCTGCTACTTCCGCACGCTGCTCTTCGAGACCGTCTGCCTGGCCTCGGTGCTCAACGTCACTGCCCTGAGCATAGGGCGCTACGTGGCCGTGGTGCACCCACTGCACGTCAGATCCGTAGTGACTCATGCCCACGTGCGCCGCGTGCTTGGGGCCATCTGGGGCCTCGCCCTGCTCTGCTCTCTGCCCAACACCAGCCTGCACGGCATTCGGCAGCTGGACGTGCCCTGCCGGGGCACGGTGCCCGACTCGGCCGTGTGCACCTTGGTCCACCAGAGAGCCCTCTACAACCTGGTCGTGCAGGTCACCGCGCTGCTCTTCTTCTGCCTGCCCATGGCCACCATCAGCGTGCTCTACCTGCTCATCGGGCTGCGGCTGCGGCGTGACCGGCTGCTGATCCGCAGGCAGGAGGCCAAGGGCAGGGCCAGGACTAGCAACGGCCGCAGGCTCCAGCTGCTGCAGGATAGGGGTCGGACACAGGTGACCAAGATGTTGT TTGTCCTGGTCGTGGTGTTTGGGATCTGCTGGGCCCCGTTCCACATCGACCGCCTCATGTGGAGCCTCGTGTCCCACTGGACCGAGGGCCTGCACCTGGCCTTCCAGTACGTGCACGTCGTCTCCGGCGTCTTCTTCTACTTTAGCTCGGCCGCCaaccctgtgctctacagcctcaTGTCCAGCCGCTTCCAGGACACCTTCCGGGAGGCCCTGTGCCTGGGGAACCGGTGCCGCCGCCACAGATCCCGCCGCAGCTCTCACAGCCTCAGCAGGGTGACCACGGGCAGCACCCTGTATGACATGGGCTCCCCCTGCAGCAGGGCCCAGCCCCTGGCTGAGAATGATGGCCCAGAGGGGTGGCAAGAGACGGACCCCTCCCGAGAGGAGCCTCAGGCAGCTTCACCCTGA